Proteins found in one Candidatus Methylomirabilota bacterium genomic segment:
- a CDS encoding hydantoinase B/oxoprolinase family protein — MTALNPITLGVIWGALQSIAVEIGTTVHKTAYSEQAREGQDFSVAVFDARGRMVAQGPYSPGHMGAMSFAVKNALAAHPAETLRPGDAILLNDPLLGSGHLPDFFITQPAFHQGELIGFAVNILHHTDVGGARPGSQAVEGIFDYFQEGLRIPPTKVWQEYREHEGIVAIIAANTRTPDKVLGDLRAQRSALRVGELRLTELAERYGGTTLVAAMDEIVARTEANMRTAIRAVPDGVYRFEDFLDDCGPGTEPLRVAVTVTVDGDRMTIDYEGSSPQTASGMNSYINYTRSYSYAAVKCLTDPYGPMNEGALQPITVSAPEGSFLNPRPPAGGGPRAIICYRTFEAVIGALAP, encoded by the coding sequence GTGACCGCGCTCAACCCGATCACGCTCGGCGTGATCTGGGGCGCGCTCCAATCGATCGCGGTGGAGATCGGCACCACCGTGCACAAGACGGCCTACTCCGAGCAGGCGCGCGAGGGCCAGGACTTCTCCGTCGCGGTGTTCGACGCGCGCGGTCGCATGGTCGCGCAGGGTCCGTACTCGCCGGGCCACATGGGCGCGATGTCCTTCGCCGTGAAGAACGCGCTGGCCGCGCATCCCGCCGAGACCCTTCGGCCCGGCGACGCGATCCTCCTGAACGACCCGCTGCTCGGCTCCGGCCATCTGCCCGACTTCTTCATCACGCAGCCCGCGTTCCACCAGGGCGAGCTGATCGGCTTCGCCGTCAACATCCTGCACCACACCGACGTCGGCGGGGCGCGGCCGGGGAGCCAGGCCGTCGAGGGGATCTTCGACTACTTCCAGGAAGGCCTGCGGATCCCGCCCACGAAGGTCTGGCAGGAGTATCGCGAGCACGAGGGGATCGTCGCGATCATCGCCGCGAACACGCGCACGCCGGACAAGGTCCTCGGCGACCTGCGCGCGCAGCGCAGCGCGCTCCGGGTGGGCGAGCTGCGGCTGACCGAGCTGGCCGAGCGCTACGGCGGCACCACGCTCGTGGCGGCGATGGACGAGATCGTCGCGCGCACCGAGGCCAACATGCGCACGGCCATCCGCGCCGTGCCCGACGGCGTCTACCGGTTCGAGGACTTCCTCGACGACTGCGGCCCGGGCACCGAGCCGCTGCGCGTGGCGGTGACGGTGACGGTGGACGGCGACCGGATGACCATCGATTACGAGGGCTCGAGCCCGCAGACGGCCTCGGGCATGAACTCCTACATCAACTACACGCGCTCGTACTCGTACGCCGCGGTCAAGTGCCTGACCGATCCCTACGGACCGATGAACGAGGGGGCGCTGCAGCCGATCACGGTGAGCGCGCCCGAGGGCTCGTTCCTCAACCCGCGGCCACCGGCCGGCGGCGGGCCGCGCGCCATCATCTGCTACCGCACGTTCGAGGCCGTCATCGGCGCGCTGGCCCCGG